In Gemmatimonadaceae bacterium, a genomic segment contains:
- a CDS encoding serine hydrolase: MRSRFFLGAAAAATLSGCAPKPTLAPVPARMETVSTLVRADPADAGMRGDLNASLDSIMTVALAEHAAPGASLAVGRYGRIVHMKGYGRLDTAQASPVVDENSMYDMASLTKVIATTTASMILEEQGLLDLDRTVASYLPEFNAPDKAAITVRMIVTHRGGLEAFAALYREFKGRDQYLAQINARPLKSAPGTATVYSDWDMILMQLVIERITGQTLDRFVADKVFTPLGMTSTMFTPDSATFFNRIAPTEIDSARGGLVRAKVHDENAWAMGGVSGHAGLFSSVRDLTVFTQMLLNGGEYNGVRIVKAATLARWTAPQSGTSSRALGWDTPSKGSSSGSYFSARGFGHTGFTGTSLWIDPERGLFVILLTNRVNPHRDNQRHVPLRRAVADAAQKAIMDAPLVNWEAGR, from the coding sequence ATGAGATCACGATTTTTTCTTGGAGCTGCAGCGGCCGCCACACTCTCCGGGTGCGCGCCGAAACCCACTCTCGCGCCGGTTCCGGCCCGGATGGAAACCGTGTCCACACTCGTGCGTGCTGACCCCGCCGATGCGGGAATGCGCGGCGATCTCAACGCCAGCCTCGATTCAATAATGACGGTCGCGCTCGCCGAACACGCCGCGCCCGGGGCGTCGCTTGCCGTTGGCAGGTACGGGCGGATCGTTCACATGAAGGGCTACGGCCGGCTCGACACCGCGCAGGCTTCGCCGGTGGTGGACGAGAACTCGATGTACGACATGGCGTCGCTCACCAAGGTGATCGCGACCACGACGGCTTCGATGATCCTGGAGGAACAGGGCCTGCTGGATCTCGACCGCACCGTGGCGAGCTATCTCCCGGAGTTCAACGCGCCCGACAAGGCGGCGATCACCGTTCGCATGATCGTGACGCACCGCGGCGGGCTCGAGGCATTCGCCGCCCTTTACAGGGAGTTCAAGGGACGCGACCAGTATCTCGCTCAGATAAACGCGCGGCCGCTCAAGTCGGCGCCGGGTACCGCGACCGTGTACAGCGACTGGGACATGATTCTCATGCAGCTTGTGATCGAGCGCATCACGGGACAGACTCTGGACCGCTTCGTCGCCGACAAGGTGTTCACGCCGCTCGGGATGACCAGCACGATGTTCACTCCTGACAGTGCGACGTTCTTCAATCGGATTGCGCCCACTGAGATAGACTCGGCGCGCGGCGGTCTCGTGCGCGCGAAGGTGCACGATGAGAACGCATGGGCGATGGGCGGTGTATCGGGACACGCGGGCCTTTTCTCGTCGGTGAGAGATCTCACCGTGTTCACGCAGATGCTGCTGAACGGAGGCGAATACAACGGTGTGCGAATCGTGAAGGCGGCGACGCTGGCGAGGTGGACCGCACCGCAGTCCGGCACGTCGAGCCGCGCACTCGGCTGGGACACGCCGTCGAAAGGGTCGAGCTCGGGCAGCTATTTCTCGGCGCGCGGCTTCGGCCACACGGGATTCACCGGTACGTCTCTCTGGATTGATCCGGAGAGAGGATTGTTCGTCATTCTTCTCACCAATCGCGTGAATCCCCACCGCGATAACCAGCGACACGTTCCGCTCAGGCGCGCGGTGGCGGACGCCGCGCAGAAGGCGATCATGGACGCGCCACTCGTCAACTGGGAGGCTGGCAGATGA
- a CDS encoding glycerophosphodiester phosphodiesterase, which produces MNILLDPTARPVIGHRGNRAHAPENTVESFAQAVALGADAIEFDVRLSADGIPVVHHDPTVMRTTDGSGETARMTFEQLRRLDAGANFTRDGGRTYPYRGKGHHIPSLDEVIEAFPATPLLIEIKDPLAPTAVRKALESHKAEERALVDAFDSRSVKVFAGSRIAVGAVRDEVARLMFEILFGRPITPIGYRALCVPLSYHGLPLPVRRFARIAPAHGCRVHVWTVNDPAVARGLWESGVNGIISDDPAVMLKLRATLPPAAM; this is translated from the coding sequence ATGAACATTCTTCTCGATCCCACGGCGCGTCCGGTGATCGGACACCGCGGAAATCGCGCTCACGCTCCCGAGAACACCGTCGAGTCGTTCGCGCAGGCAGTGGCGCTGGGCGCCGACGCGATCGAATTCGACGTGCGCCTGAGCGCGGACGGGATTCCCGTCGTTCACCACGACCCGACGGTCATGCGCACGACCGATGGCTCGGGAGAGACCGCGCGAATGACCTTCGAGCAGCTGCGACGGCTCGACGCGGGCGCGAATTTCACGCGGGACGGAGGCAGGACATATCCTTACCGCGGCAAAGGCCACCATATTCCTTCGCTCGACGAGGTCATCGAGGCATTCCCAGCCACGCCGCTCCTCATCGAGATCAAGGATCCGCTGGCGCCAACCGCCGTGCGAAAAGCTCTTGAGTCACACAAGGCCGAAGAGCGCGCACTGGTGGATGCATTCGACTCGCGATCAGTGAAGGTGTTCGCGGGCTCGCGGATCGCCGTCGGCGCGGTGCGCGACGAGGTCGCGCGGCTCATGTTCGAGATTCTCTTCGGCCGGCCGATCACTCCGATCGGATATCGCGCGCTTTGCGTCCCGTTATCGTATCATGGACTTCCGCTTCCGGTCAGGCGCTTCGCGAGGATCGCCCCGGCGCACGGCTGCCGCGTGCATGTGTGGACCGTCAATGATCCCGCCGTCGCGCGCGGCCTTTGGGAAAGCGGGGTCAACGGAATCATCAGCGACGACCCGGCAGTGATGCTGAAGCTGAGGGCGACGCTGCCGCCTGCGGCGATGTAG
- a CDS encoding glycoside hydrolase family 3 N-terminal domain-containing protein — protein sequence MMGRHPLALLLVLGACAPVVAPPTRHDAASDRIIGTAHPGATTPLSQQDSAWVEATLLSLSPRERVAQLVMPWVPGEYSAVGSPEYEQVRGWVQDDKVGGLVLSIGLPHSYAAKLNHMQRLAAVPLLVTSDMENGTGMRLGGSYALPSLLPQGGGTVFPPVMALGATRSEELAYRLGEVLGAEARAVGVHMTFGPVLDVNANPLNPIINTRSFGEDPKLVSRLADAYIRGARDEGLMTTGKHFPGHGDTDIDSHLNLPTIRADRARLDAVDLPPFRSAVTTGIDAIMTAHIAVTGILGDSAPPATLSPYFMTDVLRKEMGFSGLLVTDAMTMGGVANRYGATEPLVLALQAGADILLMPRNIREAIDVVMSAIQSGRLTQSRIDVSVRRLLRVKAQAGLRAGRLVNLDAIDTIVNVPAKSAVATEVAEKSITLARDERSLVPLPRAGKRLLSITYADASDIVAGRVFNQELRRGGFSVAVVGVDGRTTPAEFDALRARADSADVIVASAYVFPRAGRGSIGAEGGFPALIEQLATAKKNVVAVSFGSPYLVSAYPSVPAYLLAWGGAPVSQRAAVAALLGEIGISGRLPISIPPWFQSGAGLDRSPVTPTSK from the coding sequence ATGATGGGCCGTCATCCCCTCGCCTTGCTTCTCGTTCTCGGCGCCTGTGCACCAGTGGTTGCACCGCCAACCCGGCACGACGCGGCTTCCGACCGAATCATCGGAACAGCACATCCCGGCGCGACGACGCCGCTTTCTCAACAGGATTCGGCGTGGGTCGAGGCGACACTCCTCTCGCTTTCGCCAAGGGAGCGAGTCGCGCAGCTCGTGATGCCGTGGGTCCCGGGCGAGTACTCGGCCGTCGGATCACCCGAGTACGAGCAGGTTCGCGGATGGGTCCAGGACGACAAGGTCGGCGGACTCGTCCTCTCGATTGGACTACCGCACAGCTACGCAGCCAAGCTGAACCACATGCAGCGGCTCGCCGCGGTCCCGCTTCTCGTCACGTCCGACATGGAGAACGGCACCGGGATGCGGCTCGGCGGATCGTACGCCTTGCCCTCTCTGCTGCCGCAGGGCGGAGGCACTGTCTTCCCGCCCGTCATGGCGCTCGGCGCGACGCGATCGGAGGAGCTGGCGTACCGGCTTGGAGAGGTGCTTGGCGCCGAAGCGCGCGCGGTCGGCGTACACATGACGTTCGGGCCCGTGCTCGACGTGAACGCCAATCCGCTGAATCCGATCATCAACACGAGATCGTTCGGAGAGGATCCGAAGCTCGTTTCCCGGCTTGCTGACGCATACATCCGCGGCGCGAGGGACGAGGGTCTGATGACGACGGGTAAGCACTTTCCGGGACACGGCGACACGGATATCGATTCGCATTTGAATCTTCCCACGATTCGCGCCGACCGCGCGCGTCTGGACGCGGTGGACCTGCCTCCCTTCCGGTCCGCCGTGACCACGGGGATAGACGCGATCATGACGGCGCACATCGCCGTCACCGGCATACTCGGCGACAGCGCGCCCCCCGCCACACTGTCCCCATACTTCATGACCGACGTGCTACGGAAGGAGATGGGTTTCAGCGGTCTTCTCGTCACCGACGCGATGACGATGGGAGGCGTCGCAAACCGGTACGGCGCGACCGAGCCGCTGGTGCTCGCGCTTCAGGCCGGCGCCGACATTCTGCTCATGCCGCGCAACATTCGTGAGGCGATTGACGTCGTGATGTCGGCGATCCAGTCGGGACGCCTGACGCAATCGCGTATAGATGTGTCGGTGAGGCGTCTGTTGCGCGTAAAGGCGCAGGCCGGTCTGCGCGCTGGCCGCCTGGTGAATCTCGATGCCATTGACACCATAGTGAACGTGCCCGCGAAGTCCGCGGTGGCGACTGAGGTCGCCGAGAAATCCATCACGCTGGCACGGGACGAGAGATCGCTCGTTCCGCTGCCGCGGGCCGGGAAGCGACTGCTTTCCATCACGTACGCAGACGCATCGGATATCGTCGCCGGGCGTGTGTTCAACCAGGAGCTGCGCCGCGGCGGATTCTCCGTGGCGGTCGTCGGTGTGGACGGCCGCACAACCCCCGCCGAGTTCGACGCGCTGCGCGCACGGGCGGATTCGGCGGATGTGATCGTGGCCTCCGCCTACGTTTTCCCGAGAGCCGGCAGGGGCTCGATCGGAGCCGAGGGAGGATTCCCGGCGCTCATCGAGCAGCTCGCCACGGCGAAGAAGAATGTCGTTGCCGTCTCGTTCGGCAGCCCTTACCTGGTGAGCGCCTATCCTTCAGTGCCTGCGTACCTGCTGGCATGGGGAGGAGCTCCCGTCTCTCAGCGGGCCGCCGTAGCGGCCCTGCTCGGCGAGATCGGCATCAGCGGGCGGCTTCCGATCTCGATTCCGCCCTGGTTCCAAAGCGGGGCAGGCCTCGACCGCTCCCCTGTCACACCGACATCGAAATGA
- the nagB gene encoding glucosamine-6-phosphate deaminase, giving the protein MNAQVRERVKVIIAEYDEIAALVAKRISTVIAERRAAGKQPVLGLATGSTPIAVYRELIRMHRDEGLDFSDVVTFNLDEYYPMRPDSIQSYYRYMWENLFEYINIKPENVHIPNGAVPREHLMAETEIYEKAIRKAGGIDLQILGIGKTGHIGFNEPGSGIDSRTRMIALDTITRRDAAADFFGEDNVPTEAITMGVATIMEAREVALMATGEHKAAIICRAVEGEPVPDVAATYLQLHTNAVFYVDHAAAADLTRIRTPWIVGEVEWTRDLEMAAVIWLSGETHKSILKLDSLDYREHHLSSLLARYQEAGPLNGEVFNALISKVRGRSKLPSDRNIIVFSPHPDDDVISMGGMLNKLHQNRNRIIVAYQTSGNIAVFDHEVRRYVDFLRRFDRDFSMADATMRTLVEKVESFLDTKLPGQVDIPDVLTIKRGIREAEAVSGIETFGMNRDQARFLNLPFYQTGKTRKDPIGPEDVRITLELLEEHRPSLIFVAGDLSDPHGTHRMCLETVKEALAQYSGEAPDIWYYRGAWQEWGVKEADVLVPLSEDELRYKILAIFKHQSQKDRAPFPGQDEREFWQRVEERNKNTAAVVDRLGLPEYFAMEAYVVRRDGKRVEPETVATSALGAPSAQEAAKPRAR; this is encoded by the coding sequence ATGAACGCACAGGTGCGCGAGCGCGTGAAGGTCATCATCGCCGAATACGACGAGATCGCGGCGCTCGTGGCGAAGCGCATTTCCACAGTGATCGCCGAGCGTCGGGCGGCCGGAAAGCAGCCGGTGCTGGGGCTGGCGACAGGCAGCACGCCGATCGCCGTCTACCGCGAGCTCATCAGGATGCATCGCGACGAAGGTCTCGACTTCTCCGACGTCGTGACGTTCAATCTCGACGAGTACTACCCGATGCGTCCGGACAGCATCCAGAGCTACTACCGCTACATGTGGGAGAACCTGTTCGAGTACATCAACATCAAGCCGGAGAACGTTCATATCCCGAACGGCGCGGTTCCGCGCGAGCATCTGATGGCCGAGACGGAGATTTACGAGAAGGCGATCAGGAAGGCCGGCGGAATCGATCTCCAGATACTCGGCATCGGAAAGACGGGTCATATCGGATTCAACGAGCCGGGTTCGGGAATAGACTCGCGCACGAGGATGATCGCGCTCGACACGATAACGCGCCGTGATGCGGCAGCCGATTTCTTCGGCGAGGACAACGTTCCCACGGAAGCGATCACGATGGGCGTCGCGACCATTATGGAGGCGCGCGAAGTCGCGCTGATGGCCACTGGAGAGCACAAGGCGGCGATCATTTGCCGCGCCGTGGAAGGCGAGCCCGTCCCTGATGTTGCCGCGACGTATCTGCAGCTTCACACGAATGCCGTGTTCTACGTGGACCACGCGGCCGCCGCCGACCTCACCCGGATCCGTACGCCGTGGATCGTGGGCGAGGTGGAATGGACGCGCGATCTGGAGATGGCCGCGGTGATCTGGCTGAGCGGCGAGACGCACAAGTCCATCCTCAAGCTGGACAGTCTGGATTATCGCGAGCACCACCTGAGCTCGCTCCTGGCGCGGTATCAGGAGGCCGGCCCGCTCAATGGAGAGGTTTTCAACGCGCTAATCTCGAAGGTACGCGGACGGAGCAAGCTTCCATCGGACAGGAACATCATTGTCTTCTCGCCACACCCCGACGACGACGTGATCTCGATGGGTGGCATGCTCAACAAGCTCCATCAGAATCGCAACAGGATCATCGTGGCGTACCAGACCTCGGGGAACATCGCGGTGTTCGATCACGAGGTGCGGCGGTACGTGGATTTTCTGCGCCGCTTCGACCGCGATTTCTCGATGGCGGACGCGACGATGCGCACGCTCGTCGAAAAAGTGGAGAGCTTTCTCGACACCAAGCTCCCGGGGCAGGTGGACATTCCCGACGTACTGACGATCAAGCGCGGGATACGCGAGGCAGAGGCCGTCTCCGGCATCGAGACGTTCGGAATGAACCGCGACCAGGCGCGGTTCCTCAATCTTCCGTTCTACCAGACGGGCAAGACGCGCAAGGATCCGATCGGCCCGGAGGACGTGAGGATCACGCTCGAGCTGCTCGAGGAGCATCGCCCGTCGCTCATCTTCGTGGCGGGAGATCTGTCCGATCCGCACGGCACGCACAGAATGTGTCTCGAAACCGTGAAAGAGGCGCTGGCGCAGTATTCGGGAGAAGCGCCCGATATCTGGTATTATCGCGGCGCGTGGCAGGAGTGGGGCGTGAAGGAAGCCGACGTCCTCGTCCCGCTCTCGGAGGACGAGCTGCGGTACAAGATCCTGGCGATCTTCAAGCACCAGAGCCAGAAGGACCGTGCTCCTTTCCCCGGCCAGGATGAGCGAGAGTTCTGGCAGCGCGTCGAAGAGAGAAACAAGAACACCGCCGCAGTCGTTGACCGGCTCGGGCTCCCGGAGTACTTCGCGATGGAAGCCTACGTCGTCAGGCGGGACGGAAAGCGCGTCGAGCCGGAGACGGTCGCAACGAGCGCTCTCGGGGCGCCGAGCGCGCAAGAAGCGGCAAAGCCCCGAGCGCGGTAA